A part of Chanos chanos chromosome 9, fChaCha1.1, whole genome shotgun sequence genomic DNA contains:
- the s100a10b gene encoding protein S100-A10b, which yields MPSELERAMESLITVFHRYASREGDSASLSRKELKQLMEAELSSFLKSQKDPATVDKIMKDLDANGDGQVNFEEFVALVVGLSIACEQCYQMHLQKSCRK from the exons ATGCCTTCTGAACTGGAGAGAGCAATGGAATCGCTCATTACGGTGTTTCACCGTTATGCGTctagagagggagacagtgccTCACTCAGTCGCAAAGAACTGAAGCAGCTCATGGAGGCAGAGTTGTCTAGCTTCctcaag TCTCAGAAGGACCCAGCTACAGTGGATAAGATAATGAAGGACTTGGATGCTAACGGAGATGGCCAAGTGAACTTTGAGGAGTTTGTGGCTCTGGTTGTGGGTTTGTCCATCGCCTGTGAGCAGTGCTATCAGATGCATCTTCAGAAAAGCTGCAGAAAGTGA